One genomic window of Oncorhynchus kisutch isolate 150728-3 linkage group LG26, Okis_V2, whole genome shotgun sequence includes the following:
- the LOC109871015 gene encoding target of Nesh-SH3-like isoform X3, with protein MQLSHTFLVFLFLLFIVGIALAGSSTARRSRVRRQNMKVRINATGDTIVMKFVRPNADTKLEGYILGYGSSMFSKQFIQLPENGLPYETEIDAEPKYLIAVQPIPVNDVKKQCTGNVNLEKPLHLVIGSVTPTSVLLSWGTLLKTPYEGNVMNDCLEDGNYTVRYRERNRKWTYQTCPASDTVIDSLKPNTAYEFGVRPNNKERSGVWSKPVIHNTNMSGKAMQKPYKPRTPLKPVKTVNMPRAFFPPRHAVHNRSQGRTLFRTPVAPRTTFGRADQIISASSPSVDVPRASPAFPLHSPNLSLLSPQLLPSPNLPLTSPADPVLNPNRNGQRHRGPAQARPQQAQPQQPAKVTQNLQTPTGTSFRRPLTPTEPRSPTRSVVVTAARNTTLPRSRVSLYSTPNGIRPLSLPRDTNTNSSLTSDTPGADWEHNKGLALPKPAVWSRKRLGSPAVLQPFLPVNKRPNLVGKSGDKDKLMDLKQGDKASILRSFPLITAKPTKQKTTTLTPALNATGDNSSVFSSLPTSEVDAMGKKRFVAPHVIYKTDKKPDEPCSITKSLSFFPEEEGVEQNVTAPPRLPPSNLTVVTVEGCPSFVILDWEKTDNDTTEYEVISRTHGPNGEEVSILTTNQTHTAVENLKPENSYEFKVKPKNELGEGPASEPVLFNTESADPRVSENVSGKDAIWTQFPFKADSYSECNGKQYVKRTWYRKFVGIQLCNSLRYKIYMSDSLTGKFYNIGDQTGHGEDHCQFVDSFLDGQTGSQLLADQLPSRSGFYRAMRQEPVNFGEIGGNSHATYVGWYECGTPIPGKW; from the exons TGAGACGTCAGAACATGAAGGTCAGGATCAACGCTACAGGCGACACCATCGTGATGAAGTTTGTACGTCCGAACGCTGACACCAAGCTGGAGGGCTACATCCTGGGCTACGGCAGCAGCATGTTCTCTAAACAGTTCATCCAACTCCCAGAGAACGGACTGCCCTACGAGACAGAGATCG ATGCCGAGCCCAAGTACCTGATCGCTGTCCAGCCCATCCCAGTCAATGATGTGAAGAAACAGTGCACAG GCAACGTGAACCTGGAGAAGCCCCTCCACCTGGTGATTGGGTCCGTGACCCCCACCTCCGTGCTGCTTTCCTGGGGAACCCTCCTTAAGACGCCCTACGAGGGGAACGTCATGAACGACTGCCTGGAGGACGG GAACTACACGGTGCGCTACCGTGAGAGGAACCGGAAGTGGACCTACCAGACGTGCCCCGCAAGCGACACGGTCATTGACAGCCTTAAGCCCAACACGGCCTATGAGTTTGGTGTCCGACCCAACAACAAGGAACGCAGCGGAGTATGGAGCAAACCAGTCATTCACAACACCAACATGAGCG GGAAGGCCATGCAGAAACCCTACAAACCAAGGACACCTCTGAAGCCTGTG AAAACGGTCAACATGCCACGGGCCTTCTTCCCTCCTCGTCACG CTGTCCATAACAGGAGCCAGGGCAGAACCCTCTTCAGGACCCCTGTAGCTCCAAGGACCACCTTCG GACGAGCAGATCAGATCAtatctgcctcctctccttctgtgGATGTCCCCCGTGCCTCACCTGCCTTCCCCCTGcactcccccaacctctccttactctcccctCAGCTCCTACCCTCCCCCAACCTTCCCCTGACTTCCCCAGCTGACCCTGTACTTAACCCCAATCGTAACGGACAGAGACACAGGGGACCGGCCCAGGCTAGGCCCCAACAGGCCCAGCCCCAACAGCCTGCTAAGGTCACCCAGAACCTACAGACCCCCACGG GTACCAGCTTCCGGAGACCTTTGACCCCTACCGAGCCTCGCTCTCCTACACGCTCTGTCGTTGTCACGGCAGCCAGAAACACAACGTTGCCTCGCAGTCGCGtctctctctactccacccctaacggcatcagacctctctctctacccagggACACCAACACCAACTCCTCCCTCACCTCCGACACACCAGGGG CCGACTGGGAGCACAATAAGGGCCTTGCTCTTCCCAAACCTGCCGTCTGGTCCAGGAAGCGACTGG GCTCTCCTGCAGTTCTGCAACCCTTTCTTCCTGTCAACAAGAGGCCCAACCTGGTGGGGAAATCAGGGGACAAGG ATAAGCTGATGGACCTGAAGCAGGGAGACAAAGCGTCTATCTTGAGGTCCTTCCCTCTAATCACGGCtaagcccaccaaacaaaagaccacaaCCCTCACCCCGGCCTTGAATG CCACGGGTGACAACTCCTCTGTGTTCAGCTCTCTCCCTACTTCGGAAGTGGACGCCATGGGCAAGAAGCGCTTTGTAG CCCCTCATGTGATCTATAAGACTGACAAGAAGCCAGACGAACCGTGTTCCATAACAAAGTCCCTCAGCTTCTTCcctgaggaggagggggtggagcaGAACGTCACCGCACCCCCCCGCTTGCCCCCCTCCAACCTCACCGTGGTTACTGTAGAGGGATGCCCCTCCTTCGTCATCCTGGACTGGGAGAAGACCGACAACGACACCACAG AGTATGAGGTCATTTCAAGAACCCATGGACCCAATGGAGAAGAGGTGTCCATCCTGACCACCAACCAGACTCACACTGCAGTGGAGAACCTAAAACCAGAGAacag TTACGAGTTCAAAGTGAAACCCAAGAATGAGCTTGGGGAAGGGCCTGCCAGTGAGCCAGTGTTGTTCAACACAGAGTCAG cgGACCCTCGGGTGAGTGAGAATGTCTCAG GTAAAGATGCTATCTGGACACAGTTCCCCTTCAAAGCAGATTCCTACTCGGAGTGTAATGGGAAGCAGTACGTGAAGAGGACCTGGTACCGCAAGTTTGTGGGCATTCAGCTGTGCAACTCCCTTAGATACAAGATCTACATGAGCGACTCGCTCACCg GCAAGTTCTACAACATCGGGGACCAAACAGGTCATGGGGAGGACCACTGCCAGTTTGTAGATTCTTTCCTGGACGGACAAACAGGCAGCCAGCTATTGGCCGACCAACTACCCAGCCGATCAG GCTTCTACCGGGCTATGCGTCAGGAACCGGTCAACTTTGGCGAGATCGGAGGGAACTCGCACGCCACCTACGTTGGCTGGTACGAGTGCGGAACACCCATACCTGGGAAATGGTAA
- the LOC109871015 gene encoding target of Nesh-SH3-like isoform X2, whose product MQLSHTFLVFLFLLFIVGIALAGSSTARRSRVRRQNMKVRINATGDTIVMKFVRPNADTKLEGYILGYGSSMFSKQFIQLPENGLPYETEIDAEPKYLIAVQPIPVNDVKKQCTGNVNLEKPLHLVIGSVTPTSVLLSWGTLLKTPYEGNVMNDCLEDGNYTVRYRERNRKWTYQTCPASDTVIDSLKPNTAYEFGVRPNNKERSGVWSKPVIHNTNMSGKAMQKPYKPRTPLKPVKTVNMPRAFFPPRHAVHNRSQGRTLFRTPVAPRTTFAPTSANRQHFVSTPRPTMPQVQHEPTGRADQIISASSPSVDVPRASPAFPLHSPNLSLLSPQLLPSPNLPLTSPADPVLNPNRNGQRHRGPAQARPQQAQPQQPAKVTQNLQTPTGTSFRRPLTPTEPRSPTRSVVVTAARNTTLPRSRVSLYSTPNGIRPLSLPRDTNTNSSLTSDTPGGSPAVLQPFLPVNKRPNLVGKSGDKDKLMDLKQGDKASILRSFPLITAKPTKQKTTTLTPALNATGDNSSVFSSLPTSEVDAMGKKRFVAPHVIYKTDKKPDEPCSITKSLSFFPEEEGVEQNVTAPPRLPPSNLTVVTVEGCPSFVILDWEKTDNDTTEYEVISRTHGPNGEEVSILTTNQTHTAVENLKPENSYEFKVKPKNELGEGPASEPVLFNTESADPRVSENVSGKDAIWTQFPFKADSYSECNGKQYVKRTWYRKFVGIQLCNSLRYKIYMSDSLTGKFYNIGDQTGHGEDHCQFVDSFLDGQTGSQLLADQLPSRSGFYRAMRQEPVNFGEIGGNSHATYVGWYECGTPIPGKW is encoded by the exons TGAGACGTCAGAACATGAAGGTCAGGATCAACGCTACAGGCGACACCATCGTGATGAAGTTTGTACGTCCGAACGCTGACACCAAGCTGGAGGGCTACATCCTGGGCTACGGCAGCAGCATGTTCTCTAAACAGTTCATCCAACTCCCAGAGAACGGACTGCCCTACGAGACAGAGATCG ATGCCGAGCCCAAGTACCTGATCGCTGTCCAGCCCATCCCAGTCAATGATGTGAAGAAACAGTGCACAG GCAACGTGAACCTGGAGAAGCCCCTCCACCTGGTGATTGGGTCCGTGACCCCCACCTCCGTGCTGCTTTCCTGGGGAACCCTCCTTAAGACGCCCTACGAGGGGAACGTCATGAACGACTGCCTGGAGGACGG GAACTACACGGTGCGCTACCGTGAGAGGAACCGGAAGTGGACCTACCAGACGTGCCCCGCAAGCGACACGGTCATTGACAGCCTTAAGCCCAACACGGCCTATGAGTTTGGTGTCCGACCCAACAACAAGGAACGCAGCGGAGTATGGAGCAAACCAGTCATTCACAACACCAACATGAGCG GGAAGGCCATGCAGAAACCCTACAAACCAAGGACACCTCTGAAGCCTGTG AAAACGGTCAACATGCCACGGGCCTTCTTCCCTCCTCGTCACG CTGTCCATAACAGGAGCCAGGGCAGAACCCTCTTCAGGACCCCTGTAGCTCCAAGGACCACCTTCG CGCCAACCTCGGCCAATAGACAGCACTTCGTGTCCACTCCCCGACCCACAATGCCTCAGGTGCAGCACGAGCCAACTG GACGAGCAGATCAGATCAtatctgcctcctctccttctgtgGATGTCCCCCGTGCCTCACCTGCCTTCCCCCTGcactcccccaacctctccttactctcccctCAGCTCCTACCCTCCCCCAACCTTCCCCTGACTTCCCCAGCTGACCCTGTACTTAACCCCAATCGTAACGGACAGAGACACAGGGGACCGGCCCAGGCTAGGCCCCAACAGGCCCAGCCCCAACAGCCTGCTAAGGTCACCCAGAACCTACAGACCCCCACGG GTACCAGCTTCCGGAGACCTTTGACCCCTACCGAGCCTCGCTCTCCTACACGCTCTGTCGTTGTCACGGCAGCCAGAAACACAACGTTGCCTCGCAGTCGCGtctctctctactccacccctaacggcatcagacctctctctctacccagggACACCAACACCAACTCCTCCCTCACCTCCGACACACCAGGGG GCTCTCCTGCAGTTCTGCAACCCTTTCTTCCTGTCAACAAGAGGCCCAACCTGGTGGGGAAATCAGGGGACAAGG ATAAGCTGATGGACCTGAAGCAGGGAGACAAAGCGTCTATCTTGAGGTCCTTCCCTCTAATCACGGCtaagcccaccaaacaaaagaccacaaCCCTCACCCCGGCCTTGAATG CCACGGGTGACAACTCCTCTGTGTTCAGCTCTCTCCCTACTTCGGAAGTGGACGCCATGGGCAAGAAGCGCTTTGTAG CCCCTCATGTGATCTATAAGACTGACAAGAAGCCAGACGAACCGTGTTCCATAACAAAGTCCCTCAGCTTCTTCcctgaggaggagggggtggagcaGAACGTCACCGCACCCCCCCGCTTGCCCCCCTCCAACCTCACCGTGGTTACTGTAGAGGGATGCCCCTCCTTCGTCATCCTGGACTGGGAGAAGACCGACAACGACACCACAG AGTATGAGGTCATTTCAAGAACCCATGGACCCAATGGAGAAGAGGTGTCCATCCTGACCACCAACCAGACTCACACTGCAGTGGAGAACCTAAAACCAGAGAacag TTACGAGTTCAAAGTGAAACCCAAGAATGAGCTTGGGGAAGGGCCTGCCAGTGAGCCAGTGTTGTTCAACACAGAGTCAG cgGACCCTCGGGTGAGTGAGAATGTCTCAG GTAAAGATGCTATCTGGACACAGTTCCCCTTCAAAGCAGATTCCTACTCGGAGTGTAATGGGAAGCAGTACGTGAAGAGGACCTGGTACCGCAAGTTTGTGGGCATTCAGCTGTGCAACTCCCTTAGATACAAGATCTACATGAGCGACTCGCTCACCg GCAAGTTCTACAACATCGGGGACCAAACAGGTCATGGGGAGGACCACTGCCAGTTTGTAGATTCTTTCCTGGACGGACAAACAGGCAGCCAGCTATTGGCCGACCAACTACCCAGCCGATCAG GCTTCTACCGGGCTATGCGTCAGGAACCGGTCAACTTTGGCGAGATCGGAGGGAACTCGCACGCCACCTACGTTGGCTGGTACGAGTGCGGAACACCCATACCTGGGAAATGGTAA